A window of Nonomuraea angiospora genomic DNA:
TCACGTACGAGGATCACCTCCACGCTGCGCTCCCCGTCCCGGACCACGGCCTCCAGCCTTTGCTCGGCCAGGCTGCCGGGGGCAGCGCCATAGTGCAGGCCATCCAGCGTCTCGTTCGTGTGCCCACCGGCGCGGGTGAGCAGGAAGTGCTCGGCGCTCCGGGCCCGTTCCTCCTGCTGGGCCGTCCACTTCTGGCGGGCCTGCTGCTCGTCCGCGCTCCACGCGGGCGGGACCACGTCGGTTGCATCGCCGTACACACGCTCGACCAGACGTGGCACCTCACTCGGCACCGACCAGCTGCCGCCGTCCGCGGCACAAGCCATGGCGGCAGTGCGCAACAGCAGGTAACGGCCGTAGATGGCCTCGCTCGCCGGCAATATCCATGGCGCCTTCTCTTCGTGCGGCGCGAACCCGGTGATGATCACCTCTGGCCGATGTACTCGTGCCGGCCGGGCTACCCCGTCGTGGCGGTGCATCCGGCCGAGCCGTTGCAGCAGCAGGTCGATCGTGGTCAGATCGGTGACCAGCACGTCCGCGTCCACGTCGAAGGACTGTTCGGCCAGCTGCGTCGCGACCAGGATCAGCCGCTCCGGCCGTCGTATTCCGTCCTTGCCCGGCGGGCCCAGCAATTGCAAGCATTCCTCGGTGCCCTCCGCGCGATCATGTGCGGTCATGCGACCGTGCAGCAGTCGCACCTCACCGTCGCCGAACCGCTCGCGCAGCACCTGGTACGCACGCTGCGCCCGGGGCACGGTGTTCCGAATCACCAGCGCGCACCCGCCCTGAGCCAGCCGGTCCTGCAGCAGCTCGGCGAGGTCGTCCTCAGCCTGCCGGCTCTCTTCCTCTGCTGTGTCCGCGCCGTGGATCTCCGGCAGGACGGTCACCGTCACGTCCAGGTCCGGCCGCCACTGCGGCGCGTCATCGACGTCGTAGACCGCCCGGCCGTCGACCAGGCACGCTGCGGTGACGCTGGGATAGCTCTGCGGCGGCGGCAAATCCGTGACGTCGAACGTCTCCGCCGAAGCTGCACCGGCCAGATACGCCGCAACGAATGCGCGGCGCTGCGCGGGAGGCAAGGTGGCCGACAGCAGGACGACCGGCACCTGCGCCTGCCCCAGCCAGCGCAATCCCTCCAGCAGAAACTGGGACATGTACACGTCAGCGGCGTGCACCTCGTCCAGGACCACGACCTTGCCCATCAGCCCGGCGGCGCGCAGCATCACGTGCTTGGTCCGCGTCGCCGCGAACAGCAGCTGATCAATCGTGCCGACCACGAACGGGCTGAGCAACCCGCGCTTACGCCCCAGGAACCATTCCGCCGGTGCCTGCCGCTCCGCCGTCCCCGCGTCGCCGAACGGCGAGTCGGCCAGCCCGTACAGGTCGTCTTCTTCGATACCGCCATAGAAGCTGTCGGGGGCGGCGTCCGACCCGTCCAGCAGACTCTGCCACTCCTTGTTGAACATCCGCTTGCCGTGCAGGAGCGCCACCTGACCTGCCAGCTCAGGATCGATCTTGTTCAACCAGGTGCGGACCTGGCTGAACATCGGGTCGCTCGTCGCCTGCGTCGGCATGCCTACAAGCACCCCGTCAGCACCGAACCTAGCGGCCAGCACCTCGGCCGCGCCCAGCGCCGCCTTGGTCTTACCCTCGCCCATCGGCGCCTCGACGATCAGCAATCCCGACCCCGGCATCCGGCGGGCCACGTCCAGCACGAGTTCCTGTGATGGGCGGGGCTTTTGATCAAACCGGC
This region includes:
- the cas3 gene encoding CRISPR-associated helicase Cas3'; this encodes MADWVASDERHFPGVDDLGDVTMQGARDRAVKAWGRLGLRGGWGRLDAPTPDAFACRFDQKPRPSQELVLDVARRMPGSGLLIVEAPMGEGKTKAALGAAEVLAARFGADGVLVGMPTQATSDPMFSQVRTWLNKIDPELAGQVALLHGKRMFNKEWQSLLDGSDAAPDSFYGGIEEDDLYGLADSPFGDAGTAERQAPAEWFLGRKRGLLSPFVVGTIDQLLFAATRTKHVMLRAAGLMGKVVVLDEVHAADVYMSQFLLEGLRWLGQAQVPVVLLSATLPPAQRRAFVAAYLAGAASAETFDVTDLPPPQSYPSVTAACLVDGRAVYDVDDAPQWRPDLDVTVTVLPEIHGADTAEEESRQAEDDLAELLQDRLAQGGCALVIRNTVPRAQRAYQVLRERFGDGEVRLLHGRMTAHDRAEGTEECLQLLGPPGKDGIRRPERLILVATQLAEQSFDVDADVLVTDLTTIDLLLQRLGRMHRHDGVARPARVHRPEVIITGFAPHEEKAPWILPASEAIYGRYLLLRTAAMACAADGGSWSVPSEVPRLVERVYGDATDVVPPAWSADEQQARQKWTAQQEERARSAEHFLLTRAGGHTNETLDGLHYGAAPGSLAEQRLEAVVRDGERSVEVILVREDQRGYHTLAGRWLGVNGEALSDDVVEEVLGATVRLPSKLTEPAERELAPLDGWRSHPWLKHSRALKLTADTPTTLGEYQVRYDEKLGLLVDGGPRRPPRRRT